The following coding sequences lie in one Zingiber officinale cultivar Zhangliang chromosome 2B, Zo_v1.1, whole genome shotgun sequence genomic window:
- the LOC122046712 gene encoding potassium transporter 6-like: MIPTTALFPQSIPLLQFLAVLMTTDVESNAFEERRRRRSGSWRVVLSLAYQSLGVVYGDLGTSPLYVYKSTFAEDIHHSESNEEIYGVLSFVFWTLTLVPLLKYVFIVLRADDDGEGGTFALYSLLCRHARVGFLPNGQRADEEISAYKKTDDAGAGGEASPSGLKAALERHQVLQKLLLLLALIGTCMVIGDGVLTPAISVFSAVSGLELSMSREHHKYVEVPIACLILICLFALQHYGTHRVGFLFAPIVIVWLLCISSIGVYNIFHWNPHVYQALSPYYMYKFLKKTQRAGWMSLGGILLCITGSEAMYADLGHFSQLSIKIAFTFVVYPSLILAYMGQAAYLSRHHTIANDYRIGFYVSVPEQIRWPVLVIAILAAVVGSQAIITGTFSIIKQCSALGCFPRVKIVHTSAKFHGQIYIPEINWILMILCLAVTIGFRDTKHMGNAAGLAVITVMLVTTCLMSLVIVLCWHKNIFVALCFILFFGTIEALYFSASVIKFLEGAWVPIALSFIFMLIMYVWHYGMLKKYEFDVQNKVSIDWLLSLSPSLGIVRVNGIGLIHTELVSGIPAIFSHFITNLPAFHQVLVFLCIKSIPVPHVQPEERFLVGRIGPREHRIYRCIVRYGYRDVHKDDLEFEKDLVFSVAEFIRSGTPGQNDHANEPDKVGEKMTVVGAGIRLRELNVDPDEAAGPSDSTEIQSAVKGCRKKVRFVLPASEQMNARVREELQELMEAREAGMAFILGHCYVRAKSGSGFIKRLAINVGYDFLRRNSRSSAYAVNIQHASTLEVGMVYYV, encoded by the exons ATGATACCCACCACCGCACTCTTCCCTCAATCAATTCCACTCCTCCAA TTCTTGGCGGTGCTCATGACGACGGACGTCGAATCCAATGCTTTCGAG GAGAGGAGGCGGCGGCGGAGCGGCTCGTGGCGGGTGGTGCTGTCGCTGGCGTACCAGAGCCTGGGCGTGGTCTACGGCGACCTCGGCACGTCGCCGCTGTACGTGTACAAGAGCACGTTTGCGGAGGACATCCACCACTCGGAGAGCAACGAGGAGATCTACGGCGTGCTCTCCTTCGTCTTCTGGACGCTCACCCTCGTACCGCTGCTCAAGTACGTCTTCATCGTGCTCCGCGCCGACGACGACGGCGAGGGCGGCACCTTCGCGCTCTACTCGCTCCTCTGCCGGCACGCCCGCGTCGGGTTCCTCCCCAACGGCCAGCGCGCGGACGAGGAGATTTCCGCCTACAAGAAGACGGACGACGCCGGCGCCGGAGGGGAGGCGTCGCCCTCGGGGCTGAAGGCGGCGCTGGAGAGGCACCAGGTGCTGCAGAAGTTGCTGCTACTACTTGCCCTAATTGGCACGTGCATGGTCATCGGCGACGGAGTCCTCACGCCGGCGATTTCCG TTTTCTCGGCGGTTTCAGGGCTCGAGCTTTCCATGTCCAGGGAACACCACAAAT ATGTTGAAGTTCCTATAGCATGTCTAATACTGATCTGTTTGTTCGCCCTGCAACATTATGGAACGCATCGAGTCGGGTTCTTGTTTGCCCCGATAGTTATCGTTTGGCTTCTATGCATCAGTTCGATCGGTGTTTATAACATTTTCCACTGGAATCCACATGTTTATCAAGCATTGTCTCCATACTACATGTACAAGTTCTTGAAAAAAACTCAAAGAGCAGGCTGGATGTCCTTGGGTGGGATTCTATTATGCATAACAG GTTCAGAAGCCATGTATGCAGATTTGGGGCATTTCTCACAGTTATCTATCAAG ATTGCTTTTACGTTCGTGGTTTATCCATCGTTGATCCTAGCATATATGGGACAAGCAGCTTATTTGTCCAGACACCACACCATTGCCAATGACTATAGAATTGGATTCTATGTCTCGGTACCAG AGCAAATAAGGTGGCCTGTTCTAGTTATAGCTATACTCGCGGCGGTCGTAGGAAGCCAAGCCATTATTACTGGTACCTTCTCGATAATCAAGCAGTGCTCAGCTTTGGGTTGTTTTCCTCGAGTGAAGATCGTTCATACATCTGCCAAATTTCATGGACAAATATACATCCCCGAGATTAACTGGATACTAATGATACTGTGTTTGGCAGTGACAATTGGTTTCAGGGACACAAAGCATATGGGTAATGCTGCAG GGTTGGCTGTGATTACGGTCATGCTGGTTACGACTTGCTTGATGTCGTTAGTGATAGTTTTGTGCTGGCACAAGAACATATTTGTGGCACTATGCTTCATCCTCTTCTTTGGAACGATTGAGGCTCTTTACTTCTCGGCTTCAGTCATCAAGTTCTTGGAAGGAGCATGGGTTCCTATCGCGCTTTCCTTCATCTTCATGCTAATCATGTACGTTTGGCACTATGGCATGCTCAAGAAGTATGAATTCGACGTCCAAAATAAGGTCTCGATCGATTGGCTCCTCAGCCTCAGTCCTAGTCTTGGCATCGTGCGCGTCAATGGCATCGGTCTCATACATACAGAGCTCGTGTCAGGAATTCCAGCCATATTCTCCCACTTCATTACCAATCTACCTGCATTCCATCAG GTGCTTGTGTTCCTTTGCATCAAGTCTATCCCTGTGCCGCATGTCCAACCAGAGGAGCGGTTCCTTGTCGGAAGGATTGGTCCCAGGGAGCACAGGATTTATCGGTGCATCGTTCGATATGGGTACCGTGATGTGCACAAGGATGATTTGGAGTTCGAAAAGGACTTGGTGTTCAGTGTCGCGGAGTTTATCAGGTCAGGGACACCGGGACAAAATGACCATGCCAACGAACCTGACAAAGTCGGTGAGAAAATGACTGTCGTTGGAGCTGGAATTCGGCTGCGAGAATTGAATGTTGATCCAGACGAAGCAGCTGGCCCCTCCGATTCAACAGAGATACAGTCGGCCGTGAAAGGGTGCAGGAAGAAGGTGAGGTTCGTGCTGCCGGCTAGCGAGCAGATGAATGCGAGAGTGAGGGAGGAGTTGCAAGAGCTAATGGAGGCACGAGAAGCCGGAATGGCGTTCATTCTCGGGCATTGCTATGTGAGGGCGAAGAGCGGATCGGGATTCATCAAGAGGCTTGCGATCAACGTCGGTTATGACTTCTTGAGGAGGAACAGCCGGAGTTCGGCGTATGCAGTGAACATACAACATGCTTCTACTTTAGAGGTGGGAATGGTCTACTATGTTTGA